A single window of Methylobacterium nodulans ORS 2060 DNA harbors:
- a CDS encoding ATP-binding protein produces MALPGGIAGSEGDPAPVGARASLADRLGPRAIWRRLGRVISERLPKGLYARSLIIIIAPVVLLQSVIAYTFMERHWQLVTKRLSAAVTADISALIDIYESYPQDRDAETLQRIAAERLNLDVDILEGARIPPPGPRPFFSLLDEALSDEIRRQIKRPFWIDTVGRSSLIEIRVEIPGGVMRVIARRSQAYASNSHIFLLWMGGTSLVLLGVAILFLRNQIRPILRLADVAESFGKGRDVEFRPRGAREVRKAGHAFIEMKRRIERAMEQRTTMLNGVSHDLRTILTRFRLSLALIGQGPEIDDLTRDVEEMSRMLEAYLAFARGDSGEHAAPVDLRALLEDLRTDVERLGGHVSEVTVEGPSTVTVRPDAFRRCLFNLAANAARYGDTIALTARQESRWLAVSVDDDGPGISPDRREEVFKPFVRLDDARQDAGGSGLGLAIALDIARAHGGDVSLHDSPLGGLRATVRIPA; encoded by the coding sequence ATGGCGCTGCCCGGCGGGATCGCGGGCTCCGAGGGGGATCCCGCGCCGGTCGGCGCGCGCGCCTCCCTCGCCGATCGGCTCGGGCCCCGCGCGATCTGGCGGCGCCTCGGCCGGGTGATCAGCGAGCGGCTCCCGAAGGGGCTCTATGCCCGCTCGCTCATCATCATCATCGCGCCCGTCGTCCTGCTCCAGTCGGTGATCGCCTACACCTTCATGGAGCGGCACTGGCAGCTCGTGACCAAGCGCCTGTCGGCAGCGGTGACGGCGGATATCTCGGCGCTCATCGACATCTACGAGAGCTACCCGCAGGACCGGGATGCCGAGACGCTCCAGCGCATCGCGGCCGAGCGGCTCAACCTCGACGTCGACATCCTGGAGGGGGCCAGGATCCCGCCCCCCGGGCCTCGGCCCTTCTTCTCGCTCCTCGACGAGGCCCTCTCCGACGAGATCCGCCGCCAGATCAAGCGGCCGTTCTGGATCGACACGGTCGGGCGGTCGAGCCTGATCGAGATCCGGGTGGAGATCCCCGGCGGCGTCATGCGGGTGATCGCCCGGCGCAGCCAGGCCTATGCGTCGAACTCGCACATCTTCCTTTTGTGGATGGGCGGCACCTCGCTGGTGCTGCTCGGCGTCGCGATCCTGTTCCTGCGCAACCAGATCCGGCCGATCCTGCGGCTCGCCGACGTGGCCGAGAGCTTCGGCAAGGGGCGCGACGTGGAGTTCCGCCCCCGCGGCGCCCGCGAGGTGCGCAAGGCCGGCCACGCCTTCATCGAGATGAAGCGGCGCATCGAGCGGGCGATGGAGCAGCGCACCACGATGCTGAACGGGGTGAGCCACGACCTGCGCACCATCCTGACGCGCTTCCGCCTCTCCCTCGCGCTCATCGGGCAGGGCCCGGAGATCGACGATCTGACCCGCGACGTGGAGGAGATGAGCCGGATGCTGGAGGCCTATCTGGCCTTCGCCCGCGGCGATTCCGGCGAGCACGCCGCGCCCGTCGACCTGAGGGCGCTGCTGGAGGATCTGCGGACCGATGTGGAGCGGCTCGGCGGCCATGTGAGCGAGGTGACGGTCGAGGGGCCCTCCACCGTGACGGTGCGGCCCGATGCGTTCCGGCGCTGCCTGTTCAACCTCGCGGCGAATGCGGCGCGCTACGGCGACACGATCGCGCTCACCGCCCGCCAGGAGAGCCGCTGGCTCGCAGTCTCCGTCGACGATGACGGGCCCGGCATCTCCCCCGACCGGCGCGAGGAGGTGTTCAAGCCCTTCGTGCGCCTCGACGATGCCCGCCAGGATGCGGGCGGCTCGGGGCTCGGCCTCGCCATCGCGCTCGACATCGCGCGGGCGCATGGCGGGGACGTCTCGCTGCACGACAGCCCCCTCGGGGGCCTCAGGGCGACCGTGCGCATCCCGGCCTGA
- the denD gene encoding D-erythronate dehydrogenase — protein MHILILGAAGMVGRKLLARLVQDGQLGGTPISRLTLHDVVAPEAPAGLRAPVSLSASDFSLPGEAERLVSGRPDVIFHLAAIVSGEAEADFDKGYRINLDGTRRLFDAVRAIGEGYCPRLVFTSSLAVFGAPMPEVIGDEYLTAPLTSYGTQKAIGELLLSDYTRRGIFDGIGIRLPTICVRPGKPNKAASGFFSGIIREPLAGQEAVLPVPDSVRHWHASPRAAVGFLLHAATIEGARLGDRRNLTMPGVSVTVAEQIEALRRIAGDAVVARIRREPDPTIERIVAGWPRAFDARRARELGFTAELDFDSIIRAHIEDELGGRIAA, from the coding sequence ATGCACATCCTGATTCTCGGTGCGGCCGGCATGGTCGGCCGCAAGCTGCTCGCCCGGCTGGTGCAGGACGGGCAGCTCGGCGGCACGCCGATCAGCCGGCTGACGCTGCACGACGTCGTGGCGCCCGAGGCGCCCGCGGGCCTGCGCGCCCCGGTCTCGCTCTCGGCCTCCGACTTCTCGCTGCCCGGCGAGGCGGAGCGGCTGGTCTCCGGGCGGCCGGACGTGATCTTCCACCTCGCGGCCATCGTCTCGGGCGAGGCCGAGGCCGATTTCGACAAGGGCTACCGGATCAACCTCGACGGCACCCGGCGCCTGTTCGACGCCGTGCGGGCGATCGGGGAGGGCTACTGCCCGCGCCTCGTCTTCACCTCCTCGCTCGCGGTGTTCGGCGCGCCGATGCCGGAGGTGATCGGCGACGAGTACCTGACGGCGCCGCTGACGAGCTACGGCACCCAGAAGGCCATCGGCGAGCTTCTCCTGTCCGACTACACGAGGCGAGGCATCTTCGACGGCATCGGCATCCGCCTGCCCACCATCTGCGTGCGGCCGGGCAAGCCCAACAAGGCGGCCTCCGGCTTCTTCTCCGGCATCATCCGCGAGCCGCTCGCCGGTCAGGAAGCGGTGCTGCCGGTTCCGGATTCCGTACGCCACTGGCACGCCTCGCCGCGCGCGGCGGTGGGATTCCTGCTGCATGCCGCAACCATCGAGGGCGCGCGGCTCGGCGACCGGCGCAATCTCACCATGCCGGGCGTCTCCGTCACCGTGGCGGAGCAGATCGAGGCCCTGCGCCGCATCGCGGGCGACGCGGTGGTCGCCCGCATCCGCCGGGAGCCCGATCCGACCATCGAGCGCATTGTGGCGGGCTGGCCGCGCGCCTTCGACGCGCGCCGCGCCCGCGAGCTCGGCTTCACGGCGGAGCTGGATTTCGACAGCATCATCCGGGCGCATATCGAGGACGAGCTCGGCGGGCGGATCGCGGCCTGA
- a CDS encoding SDR family oxidoreductase yields MVGRLAGKSAVVTAAGQGIGRAIAEAFLAEGARVLATDLDAGKLDGLAGAVTAPLDVRSDEAVAAFARGAGPVDILVNAAGFVHHGTVLDCTDAEWDFAFDLNVKSMHRTIRTFLPGMLERGSGSIVNIASAVSTLAAAPNRYVYAATKAAVIGLTMAVARDFIRQGVRANAICPGTIQSPSLDERIVALAASTGTTEAEARQAFVDRQPMGRLGTPEEVAALAVYLASDESRFTTGHTHLVDGGFAL; encoded by the coding sequence ATGGTGGGACGTCTAGCGGGCAAGAGCGCCGTCGTGACGGCGGCGGGGCAGGGAATCGGCCGGGCGATCGCCGAGGCGTTCCTGGCGGAGGGCGCCCGGGTCCTTGCCACCGACCTCGATGCGGGCAAGCTCGACGGCCTGGCCGGGGCCGTGACGGCTCCCCTCGACGTGCGCTCGGACGAGGCGGTGGCCGCCTTCGCGCGCGGCGCCGGTCCGGTCGACATCCTGGTCAATGCCGCGGGCTTCGTGCATCACGGCACCGTGCTCGACTGCACCGATGCGGAATGGGACTTCGCCTTCGACCTCAACGTGAAGTCGATGCACCGCACGATCCGGACCTTCCTGCCGGGCATGCTCGAGCGGGGCAGCGGCTCGATCGTCAACATCGCCTCGGCGGTCTCGACCCTCGCCGCCGCCCCGAACCGCTACGTCTACGCGGCCACCAAGGCGGCGGTGATCGGGCTCACCATGGCGGTCGCCCGCGACTTCATCCGCCAGGGCGTGCGCGCCAACGCGATCTGCCCCGGCACGATCCAGTCGCCCTCCCTGGACGAGCGGATCGTGGCGCTCGCCGCCTCCACCGGCACGACGGAGGCGGAGGCGCGCCAGGCCTTCGTCGATCGCCAGCCGATGGGTCGCCTCGGCACGCCCGAGGAGGTGGCGGCGCTGGCCGTCTATCTCGCCTCGGACGAATCGCGCTTCACGACCGGCCACACTCATCTCGTCGATGGCGGCTTCGCGCTCTGA
- a CDS encoding GNAT family N-acetyltransferase yields the protein MTQDSDPATGLPIGAPVTPADPAPRPERTTLRGRFVTLVPLDAAAHGPALAAGAVGPGTEALWLYMSRGPFADAAAFQDYLSASEASADPLFFTILDARSGQALGHATLMRIDPANRTIEVGNILYTPALQRTPGATEAMRLLAGYAFDLGYRRYEWKCNALNAPSRAAAARLGFTFEGLFRQAMIVKGRNRDTAWFSMLDGEWPQVGQALDRWLAPENFSGEGTQRLRLSGLTAAAIPGHRLRRATRADLAALGALQGAAYAPNRALLGVEPLPLLTPPETLLARYEVWLRHEGESLAGALILDPRPDHLLVWSIAVDPAHQGRRLGTSLLEAVEARAKDLDLRDLRLYTGERLARAIGWYARHGWKTERVEARPDRRLVHMAKHLA from the coding sequence ATGACACAGGACAGCGATCCGGCGACCGGCCTGCCCATCGGCGCGCCCGTCACGCCGGCCGATCCGGCGCCCCGGCCGGAGCGGACCACCCTCAGGGGACGCTTCGTCACGCTGGTGCCGCTCGACGCGGCGGCCCACGGGCCGGCGCTGGCGGCCGGCGCGGTCGGCCCCGGCACCGAGGCCCTCTGGCTCTACATGTCCCGCGGCCCCTTCGCCGATGCGGCCGCCTTCCAGGACTACCTGTCGGCCAGCGAGGCCTCGGCCGACCCGCTCTTCTTCACGATCCTCGACGCGCGCTCCGGCCAGGCCCTCGGCCACGCGACGCTGATGCGCATCGACCCGGCGAACCGCACCATCGAGGTCGGCAACATCCTCTACACCCCGGCGCTCCAGCGGACGCCAGGCGCCACCGAGGCGATGCGGCTGCTCGCCGGCTACGCCTTCGACCTCGGCTACCGGCGCTACGAGTGGAAGTGCAACGCCCTGAACGCCCCCTCCCGCGCCGCCGCCGCCCGCCTCGGCTTCACCTTCGAGGGCCTGTTCCGGCAGGCCATGATCGTGAAGGGCCGCAACCGGGACACGGCCTGGTTCTCGATGCTGGACGGGGAATGGCCGCAGGTCGGCCAAGCCCTCGACCGCTGGCTCGCCCCGGAGAATTTCTCCGGCGAGGGCACCCAGCGCCTGCGCCTCTCGGGCCTCACCGCCGCGGCGATTCCGGGCCACCGCTTGCGTCGCGCGACACGGGCGGACCTCGCCGCCCTCGGTGCCCTGCAGGGCGCGGCCTATGCGCCGAACCGCGCGCTCCTCGGGGTCGAGCCGCTGCCGCTCCTCACACCCCCCGAGACGCTGCTCGCCCGCTACGAGGTCTGGCTCCGCCACGAAGGCGAATCGCTCGCGGGCGCGCTCATCCTCGATCCCCGGCCCGATCACCTGCTGGTGTGGAGCATCGCGGTCGATCCGGCGCATCAGGGCCGGAGGCTCGGCACCAGCCTGCTCGAAGCGGTCGAGGCCCGCGCGAAGGATCTCGACCTGAGGGATCTGCGCCTCTACACGGGAGAGAGGCTCGCGCGCGCCATCGGGTGGTATGCGCGCCACGGCTGGAAGACGGAGCGGGTCGAGGCCCGCCCGGATCGCCGCCTGGTGCACATGGCCAAGCACCTCGCGTGA
- a CDS encoding isocitrate lyase/PEP mutase family protein has protein sequence MTDLAARRAAFRALHASGCFVMPNPWDLGTARYLASLGFPALATTSSGYAFSRALPDTDWAVPRDAMLAHIAEIAAATDLPVNADFESGYAHDPEGVAANVTLCVAAGIAGLSIEDATGDPAKPLYDRDHAVERIRAARAAIDATGADVLLTGRCESYLTGHPEPLREAIPRLQAYAEAGADVLYAPGPKRREEIRAIVEAVAPRPVNLLVSTNGGLKVADLAALGVRRISVGSSLARTAWTGFIRAAKRIRDEGSFAGFDGSVSFAELNGFFRQDRQGR, from the coding sequence ATGACCGATCTCGCCGCCCGCCGCGCAGCCTTTCGCGCCCTCCACGCGAGCGGCTGCTTCGTGATGCCCAACCCCTGGGACCTCGGCACGGCCCGCTATCTCGCCTCCCTGGGCTTTCCGGCTCTCGCGACCACGAGTTCCGGCTACGCCTTCTCCCGCGCCCTGCCGGACACCGACTGGGCGGTGCCCCGCGACGCCATGCTCGCCCATATCGCCGAGATCGCGGCCGCCACGGACCTGCCGGTCAATGCCGATTTCGAATCCGGCTACGCGCACGACCCGGAGGGCGTCGCCGCGAACGTGACGCTCTGCGTGGCCGCGGGCATCGCCGGCCTGTCGATTGAGGACGCGACCGGTGACCCCGCCAAGCCCCTGTATGACCGCGACCACGCGGTCGAGCGCATCCGGGCGGCGCGGGCGGCGATCGACGCGACCGGAGCGGACGTGCTGCTGACGGGCCGGTGCGAAAGCTATCTCACCGGCCATCCCGAGCCCCTCCGCGAGGCGATCCCGCGGCTGCAGGCCTATGCGGAGGCAGGGGCCGACGTGCTCTACGCGCCCGGCCCGAAGCGCCGCGAGGAGATCCGCGCCATCGTCGAGGCCGTGGCGCCCCGCCCGGTCAACCTGCTGGTGAGCACCAATGGCGGCCTCAAGGTGGCGGATCTCGCCGCCCTCGGCGTGCGGCGGATCAGCGTCGGCTCCTCGCTCGCCCGGACGGCCTGGACCGGCTTCATCCGCGCCGCCAAGCGCATCCGCGACGAGGGGAGCTTCGCCGGGTTCGACGGCTCGGTGAGCTTCGCGGAGCTCAACGGCTTCTTCCGCCAGGACCGCCAGGGACGATGA
- a CDS encoding adenine phosphoribosyltransferase, with product MDPRTLSALKDAIRSIPDYPKPGIVFRDITTLLGDPGAFRRAVDALVHPFAGGRIDQVAGIEARGFILGGAVAHQLSSGFVPIRKKGKLPHTTVSIAYALEYGTDEMEIHSDAVKPGDRVVLVDDLIATGGTAKAAVDLLRQIGAEVVAACFVIDLPELGGAAKLRALDVPVWTLVEFEGH from the coding sequence ATGGACCCGCGCACGCTCTCCGCGCTGAAGGATGCGATCCGCTCGATCCCCGATTATCCGAAGCCGGGCATCGTCTTCCGGGACATCACCACCCTGCTCGGCGATCCCGGAGCCTTCCGGCGGGCGGTCGACGCCCTGGTGCATCCCTTCGCGGGCGGCCGGATCGATCAGGTGGCGGGCATCGAGGCGCGGGGCTTCATCCTCGGCGGCGCGGTGGCCCACCAGCTCTCCTCGGGCTTCGTGCCGATCCGCAAGAAGGGCAAGCTGCCCCACACCACGGTCTCGATCGCCTACGCGCTCGAATACGGCACCGACGAGATGGAGATCCATTCGGATGCCGTGAAGCCGGGCGACCGGGTCGTCCTCGTCGACGACCTCATCGCCACCGGCGGCACGGCGAAGGCCGCCGTCGACCTGTTGCGCCAGATCGGCGCCGAGGTGGTGGCCGCCTGCTTCGTGATCGACCTGCCGGAACTCGGCGGCGCCGCCAAGCTGCGGGCCCTCGACGTGCCGGTCTGGACGCTGGTGGAGTTCGAGGGACATTGA
- a CDS encoding inositol monophosphatase family protein, producing the protein MINSPLMTVMVDAVRKAARGLKRDFGEVENLQVSRKGPGNFVSIADKRAEAVLREALMKARPGYSLIMEEGGSIEGSDKTHTWHVDPLDGTTNFLHGIPHFCISVGLEREGVIVAGVIYDPIKDELFIAERGQGAFLNNRRLRVSARRDLADALVLYGSPYLGRGNHPRLLKELGTVMAVTGGVRRQGSAALDLAYVACGRADLYWERDLQSWDMAAGLIMVREAGGFATSADGGPDALAAHSVACGNELLHRDLIALLKKANQ; encoded by the coding sequence ATGATCAACTCCCCCCTCATGACCGTGATGGTCGACGCCGTGCGCAAGGCCGCGCGGGGCCTCAAGCGCGATTTCGGCGAGGTCGAGAACCTCCAGGTCTCGCGCAAGGGCCCGGGCAACTTCGTCTCCATCGCCGACAAGCGCGCCGAGGCGGTGCTGCGCGAGGCGCTGATGAAGGCGCGGCCCGGCTACAGCCTCATCATGGAGGAGGGCGGCAGCATCGAGGGGTCGGACAAGACCCATACCTGGCATGTCGATCCCCTCGACGGCACCACCAACTTCCTGCACGGGATTCCGCATTTCTGCATCTCGGTGGGGCTGGAGCGCGAGGGCGTGATCGTCGCCGGGGTGATCTACGACCCGATCAAGGACGAGTTGTTCATCGCCGAGCGCGGCCAGGGGGCCTTCCTGAACAACCGGCGGCTGCGCGTCTCGGCGCGCCGCGACCTCGCGGATGCGCTCGTCCTCTACGGCTCGCCCTATCTGGGGCGCGGCAACCACCCGCGGCTCCTCAAGGAGCTCGGCACCGTGATGGCGGTGACGGGCGGCGTGCGCCGCCAGGGCTCGGCCGCCCTCGACCTCGCCTACGTGGCCTGCGGGCGGGCCGATCTCTACTGGGAGCGCGACCTGCAGAGCTGGGACATGGCGGCGGGCCTCATCATGGTGCGCGAGGCGGGCGGCTTCGCGACGAGCGCCGATGGCGGGCCGGACGCGCTCGCCGCGCATTCGGTCGCCTGCGGCAACGAGCTCCTGCACCGCGACCTGATCGCCCTCCTCAAGAAGGCGAACCAGTAA
- a CDS encoding tetratricopeptide repeat protein, translated as MRRVLPTGLALLIAGGALAAPTLSTTRMLPGPTTLPPADSADPKADVAYGAYQRGYYIAAFREATKRLEKDRTDAAAMTLLGELYSQGLGLRQDPAKAAEWYRLAANLGDRSAMGLLGMMAIEGRGIAKDPAAGRAWLEKAAAKGEPTACYNVALILLGTGVPEDLNRAAALLRQAADQEVPAAQHALGILYLKGRGVEKDPAQAAQLFRRAADNGDVAGEVEFSILLFNGEGVPKDEARAARYFRHAAGRGNAVAQNRIARLYAAGRGVPKNLVEAAAWNMAASAQGLTDAWLTQALAGLNPEERARAERLAADRMTP; from the coding sequence GTGAGACGGGTCCTCCCGACCGGCCTCGCCCTGCTGATCGCCGGGGGCGCGCTCGCCGCGCCGACGCTCTCCACGACCCGGATGCTGCCCGGGCCGACGACGCTGCCGCCGGCCGACAGCGCCGATCCGAAGGCGGATGTCGCCTATGGCGCCTATCAGCGCGGCTACTACATCGCCGCCTTCCGGGAGGCGACGAAGCGGCTGGAGAAGGACAGGACCGACGCGGCCGCCATGACGCTGCTCGGCGAACTCTACAGCCAGGGCCTCGGCCTGCGCCAGGATCCCGCCAAGGCGGCGGAATGGTACCGGCTCGCGGCCAATCTCGGCGACCGGTCGGCGATGGGCCTCCTCGGCATGATGGCGATCGAGGGCCGCGGCATCGCGAAGGACCCGGCCGCGGGCCGGGCCTGGCTGGAGAAGGCCGCCGCGAAGGGCGAGCCCACTGCCTGCTACAACGTCGCCCTGATCCTGCTCGGCACGGGCGTGCCGGAGGATCTGAACCGCGCCGCCGCGCTCCTGCGCCAAGCCGCCGACCAGGAGGTTCCAGCGGCCCAGCACGCCCTCGGCATCCTCTACCTGAAGGGCCGCGGCGTGGAGAAGGATCCGGCTCAGGCCGCCCAGTTGTTTCGGCGCGCAGCGGATAACGGCGACGTTGCGGGCGAGGTCGAGTTCTCGATCCTGCTCTTCAACGGGGAAGGCGTGCCCAAGGATGAGGCGCGCGCCGCCCGCTACTTCCGGCACGCGGCCGGCCGCGGCAACGCGGTGGCGCAGAACCGCATCGCCCGCCTCTACGCGGCCGGGCGCGGCGTGCCGAAGAACCTCGTCGAGGCGGCGGCCTGGAACATGGCGGCGAGCGCGCAGGGGCTCACCGACGCATGGCTGACCCAGGCGCTCGCCGGGCTTAACCCCGAGGAGCGCGCGCGGGCCGAGCGCCTTGCCGCCGACCGGATGACGCCTTAA
- a CDS encoding thiamine phosphate synthase, whose amino-acid sequence MTDPQTRLVLITGPEAGPDLAERLAAACRAGDVAAVILRLAPADERSLVKRVKDLAPSAQEAGAAVLVACDAPGVDPVAIAARGGADGVHALADEEPGDALRDLRERLRDGRILGAGTLRSRHAAMEAGEAGADYVLFGDAEPASRESVRAQAAWWAEIFETPCVAVARSLDAVAELAATGAEFVALDPALWDGPDAAATVAAAQERLAGARP is encoded by the coding sequence ATGACCGACCCGCAGACCCGTCTCGTCCTCATCACCGGCCCCGAGGCCGGACCCGACCTTGCCGAGCGGCTCGCCGCTGCCTGCCGGGCGGGGGACGTGGCGGCAGTGATCCTGCGGCTCGCCCCCGCCGACGAGCGCTCGCTCGTCAAGCGCGTCAAGGATCTCGCGCCCTCCGCCCAGGAGGCGGGGGCCGCCGTGCTCGTCGCCTGCGATGCGCCGGGTGTCGACCCCGTCGCCATTGCGGCGCGCGGCGGCGCCGACGGCGTCCATGCCCTGGCCGACGAGGAGCCCGGCGACGCCCTGCGCGACCTGCGCGAGCGCCTGCGCGACGGGCGCATCCTCGGGGCCGGCACCCTGCGCTCGCGCCACGCCGCCATGGAGGCGGGGGAGGCGGGCGCCGACTACGTCCTGTTCGGCGATGCGGAGCCGGCGAGCCGGGAGAGCGTGCGCGCCCAGGCGGCGTGGTGGGCGGAGATCTTCGAGACGCCCTGCGTGGCCGTTGCCCGCAGCCTCGACGCGGTCGCGGAGCTCGCGGCCACGGGCGCGGAGTTCGTCGCCCTCGACCCGGCCCTGTGGGACGGGCCGGACGCCGCCGCCACGGTGGCGGCCGCCCAGGAGCGGCTCGCGGGAGCCCGCCCGTGA
- the fba gene encoding class II fructose-bisphosphate aldolase (catalyzes the reversible aldol condensation of dihydroxyacetonephosphate and glyceraldehyde 3-phosphate in the Calvin cycle, glycolysis, and/or gluconeogenesis) — translation MARITLRQLLDHAAEHGYGVPAFNINNMEQGLAIMTAADACDAPVILQASRGARAYANDVILAKLIDGLVEIYPHIPVCMHLDHGNNEATCATAIQYGFTSVMMDGSLKADGKTPADYAYNVEITRKVAEMAHWAGVSVEGELGVLGSLESGKGEAEDGHGAEGALSHDQLLTDPDEAVKFVQATKVDALAVAMGTSHGAYKFTRKPDGAVLAMHVIEEINRRLPNTHLVMHGSSSVPQELQDIINQYGGEMKPTWGVPVEEIQRGIKHGVRKINIDTDNRMAMTGQIRKVLTENKAEFDPRKYLKPAMEAMTKLCKQRFEEFGTAGHAGKIRPISLSEMAKRYASGKLDPSFGSKQKAAAE, via the coding sequence ATGGCGCGCATCACGCTGAGGCAGCTTCTGGACCACGCGGCCGAGCACGGCTACGGGGTCCCCGCCTTCAACATCAACAACATGGAGCAGGGTCTCGCCATCATGACGGCGGCCGATGCCTGCGACGCGCCCGTCATCCTGCAGGCGAGCCGCGGCGCCCGCGCCTATGCCAACGACGTGATTCTGGCCAAGCTCATCGACGGGCTGGTGGAGATCTATCCCCACATCCCGGTCTGCATGCATCTCGACCACGGGAACAACGAGGCGACCTGCGCCACCGCGATCCAGTACGGCTTCACCTCGGTGATGATGGACGGGTCGCTCAAGGCGGACGGCAAGACCCCGGCCGACTATGCCTACAATGTCGAGATCACCCGCAAGGTGGCCGAGATGGCGCATTGGGCGGGCGTCTCGGTCGAGGGCGAACTCGGCGTGCTCGGCTCGCTGGAGAGCGGGAAGGGCGAGGCCGAGGACGGCCACGGCGCCGAGGGCGCCCTGTCGCACGACCAGCTCCTCACCGATCCCGACGAGGCGGTGAAGTTCGTGCAGGCCACCAAGGTCGACGCCCTCGCGGTGGCGATGGGCACCAGCCACGGCGCCTACAAGTTCACCCGCAAGCCGGACGGCGCCGTGCTCGCCATGCACGTGATCGAGGAGATCAACCGCCGCCTGCCGAACACCCACCTCGTGATGCACGGGTCGTCCTCCGTGCCGCAGGAGCTGCAGGACATCATCAACCAGTATGGCGGCGAGATGAAGCCGACCTGGGGCGTTCCGGTCGAGGAGATCCAGCGCGGCATCAAGCACGGCGTGCGCAAGATCAACATCGACACCGACAACCGCATGGCGATGACGGGCCAGATCCGCAAGGTTCTGACCGAGAACAAGGCGGAGTTCGATCCGCGCAAGTATCTCAAGCCCGCCATGGAGGCGATGACGAAGCTGTGCAAGCAGCGCTTCGAGGAGTTCGGCACGGCCGGCCATGCCGGCAAGATCCGGCCGATCTCGCTCTCGGAGATGGCCAAGCGCTACGCCTCCGGCAAGCTCGACCCGTCCTTCGGGTCCAAGCAGAAGGCTGCGGCGGAGTAA
- a CDS encoding phosphoglycerate kinase: protein MTRFRTLDDAGDLKGKRVLVRVDLNVPMENGRVTDATRITRVLPTIREIAEAGGRVVLLAHFGRPKGKPDPKESLRPIAEAVAKDLGRPVAFAEDCIGPKAAEAVAALGDGGVAMLENTRFHAGEEKNDPAFVQALAANGDVYVNEAFSASHRAHASTEGLAHVLPAYAGRLMQAEIEALTKGLEAPARPVVAIVGGSKVSTKIDLLVNLVGKVDALVIGGGMANTFLHATGLGVGRSLCERDLAGTALRIIEAAREKNCAIILPVDAVVAEEFKANAPHHTYGIDAIPESGMILDVGAQSVERVAAALNDAKTLVWNGPLGAFEFPPFDQGTVAAARHAAERTKAGKLVSVAGGGDTVAALNHAGVAEAFTYVSTAGGAFLEWLEGKPLPGVDALRV, encoded by the coding sequence ATGACCCGTTTCCGTACCCTCGACGATGCCGGCGACCTCAAGGGCAAGCGCGTGCTCGTGCGTGTCGACCTCAACGTGCCGATGGAGAACGGCCGCGTCACCGACGCGACCCGCATCACCCGCGTGCTGCCGACGATCCGGGAGATCGCCGAGGCGGGCGGACGCGTGGTGCTGCTCGCGCATTTCGGCCGCCCCAAGGGCAAGCCCGACCCCAAGGAGTCGCTCCGGCCCATCGCCGAGGCGGTGGCGAAGGATCTCGGGCGCCCGGTCGCCTTCGCGGAGGACTGCATCGGGCCGAAGGCCGCCGAGGCCGTGGCGGCGCTCGGCGACGGCGGCGTGGCGATGCTGGAGAACACCCGCTTCCATGCGGGCGAGGAGAAGAACGACCCCGCCTTCGTGCAGGCCCTGGCGGCGAACGGCGACGTCTACGTGAACGAGGCCTTCTCGGCCTCGCACCGGGCGCATGCCTCGACCGAGGGCCTCGCCCATGTGCTGCCGGCCTATGCGGGGCGCCTGATGCAGGCGGAGATCGAGGCGCTCACCAAGGGCCTCGAAGCCCCGGCCCGGCCGGTGGTGGCGATCGTCGGCGGCTCGAAGGTCTCGACCAAGATCGACCTGCTCGTGAACCTCGTGGGCAAGGTCGACGCGCTGGTGATCGGCGGCGGCATGGCCAACACCTTCCTGCACGCGACCGGCCTCGGCGTCGGCAGGTCGCTCTGCGAGAGGGACCTGGCGGGAACCGCCCTGCGCATCATCGAGGCGGCGCGCGAGAAGAACTGCGCCATCATCCTGCCGGTCGACGCAGTGGTGGCCGAGGAGTTCAAGGCGAACGCGCCCCACCACACCTACGGCATCGACGCGATCCCCGAATCCGGGATGATCCTCGACGTCGGCGCGCAGTCGGTGGAGCGGGTGGCCGCCGCCCTCAACGATGCCAAGACGCTCGTCTGGAACGGGCCGCTCGGCGCCTTCGAGTTCCCGCCCTTCGACCAGGGCACCGTGGCGGCGGCCCGCCACGCGGCGGAGCGCACGAAGGCAGGCAAGCTCGTCTCGGTGGCGGGCGGCGGCGACACGGTCGCGGCGCTCAACCATGCGGGCGTGGCGGAAGCCTTCACCTACGTCTCGACGGCGGGCGGCGCCTTCCTCGAATGGCTCGAAGGCAAGCCGCTGCCGGGCGTCGACGCGCTGCGCGTCTGA